In Thermosphaera sp., the sequence TAACCATTATCAATTTCTCGCAAATCCCCGGTTCCTTGTTGGGGAGCAATCTTTCAAAATCTGTTTCGCTCCACTCAATTAGGGTATTGAAAGGTGAGATATTCCCTCCTCCTATCCCGTATAGATGGTAATCGTTCAAATCAGTGAGTTTTTGATGAATGTTAAAAATCCCTTCTTCCTCCAAACTCCACGTCAACATTGATGGTGGATCACAATTCCCGGGCACGAAATATATGCGTTTTCCAGAGATCTCGCGCATTCTTTTCAAAAATTCCACAGCATCTTCAAATGGTTTAAAATAAGTTATATCCCCCGCAACGACTATGGCCTCGAAGCCGCCTTCCAACATGTTTAACGCTTTCTCAAAATACGACATTTTTTCATGGATGTCGCTGATAACCAACAGTCTCATTAAATACACCATGGTTATTCATATAACCTTTTTAGACATATCAATGTTTAGATTAGAGTGAGAATATGTTCGTAAAATATCGGGTAAACTCGGGTGTGGTTGAGGTCGGGGATAAAATCTTCATGAGCCCACAGGTATCGGTGAAATCTACCGCTCCTTTAACCGGGGTTATTTCCTCTCAGAAATTACTGATCGAAGGGGTGCTTCCAGAGAACTTTAAAGTTATCGACGAGGTTGAAACCCTAACGCTGGAAGGGATTCAACTAGATCTCGAAAGCACTGAGATATTTGAAAAATTCAACGTTGAAACAGATAGACTATCAGGATACTCCAAACCTTTGATCATATATTTAGGTGGTACAAAGAGGCTCGAGGTTAAAGTCAACAACAAGTACGTATTTCACACTATTGAAGCAAATATCAAGCTTGAGAAAAGAACGTACGTTTTGAACGTGCTGGCAACTCCCGTTAAAATGATGTGGATGTATATAGGCGAGGGCTACATAGATATGGCCAATGACTTGCTAAAAGCATCAATAAACGTCACGTAATTCACTATTCTAACTCCACTATAGGTTTACCCGCCCAAGGCATGCTAGGTATTGGTGGAAAACTTCTCTTGTGGCGGGATAAATAATGCATTCTAAGTATTTTATCAACTACATTCTTCGAAATCCCTGTAGCTTTTACAACATCATCAGGCTTCAACCCCTTGTCAAAAACTCCGTAAAGCACTAGATCTATGTCTTCATACTTGACTCCGAGCTCGTCCTCGGCTGTATGGTCTTTCCAAAGTCTTGGAGAACTTGGTTTCAAAACTATTCTTTCAGGTAAACCAAGTCTCCTAGCTAACGTCCTCACTTGGGTCTTATACAAACATCCCAATGGAAGTATGTCCGCGCCTCCATCACCGTATTTAGTGAAGTAGCCGATTAGGAGCTCCGAACGATCGCTTGAGCCGGCTACGATTCCATTATACTTGTTTGCAAAGTAATACATTATTGTCATTCTAACTCTTGCGCGGAGATTTCCCGTGTCTAGCTTGCCAGCAACATCGAATCCTGGCAGTACTGAGAAGGAATCAACTATTCCATCTATTTCTATCAAGTGATACTTAACCGAGAATTCTTCTGCAATACTAATAGCGTCTTCCACATCTTCCCTAGGCGTTACCCTTGTGTCCGGGAGTATTAAGCCAATGATCTTATCCCTCGGTATCGACTCAGACACTAATGCGAGTAAAGTTGAGGAATCTATGCCGCCGCTTAGCCCAACAACGAGGCTGTTCGCCCTAACCTTGTTGAAGTATTCAGCAATGAAGTTCTTTACTATTGAAATGACCTCATCATAATCGATTTCAATCAAGTGATTAAGAGTTAATTTAATCTCTCTCACCTCAGCGATGATTAATAAAGTTGAAAATTAATTAACTCCACCCACTATTTCCTTAAACACTCATTACGATATTCTATTAACAAATCCCTCTCGTATATTTCCCCACCAGGGGTTCTCTCCTTGAATGCTTTTCCTTCATAATAGTAAATCCTTGTTGATGGATCAAGCCAACAAGAAGGTTCCAGGCCCGCCTTCACGCATGTCTCAGACAAAAATTCTTCTGGATCCCAACAGTATTCTACTGGGACAACTGGCAGAAGGGTTCCCTTGTAAAGACCTCTCTCCACTACTAGTCCGTGCTTACCTATAGTTATGAGTTTGGGAAGAGATTTCCTATCTGATACTATCAAGGGAGTTGGAAGAGATAAAACTGAAACCTCCACTACGACTTTGTTAAGCTCCCAGCTTTGAAGGGGAGGGAATCTGGGATCCTCTACGGCTGCTTCGATTGCCGAGTATATCGTAGATTCAATCAAACTATATACTGGTGCTAAGAACCCTATACACCCCCTAAGAGTCGTTAGCTTCTCCCCGTAATACGTCTCGATGGTTGTGAAAGTCATTCCTGGCCTCCTAAGCTTATCGGGGGCGTAGGTCGGCGGCTGGAGCGTTTCACCCTCTAATACGATCTTTTCAATCGCCTTTCTCGCGAGTTTGACAAGAAATATTCCATCCTCTAATGTTAATTCATCCGGATGTATTACCGTCATTGAAAACACCTTTCCCAATCACTCTCTTATTTTCATCTAATTTCATGCGGGCTTCCTCTAATACTTTTTCAATCATTTTCCAGTGGCGCCCAATCCAGTATATTTTCCCGCAACGAGGGCATTCCCAAAAGTCCTCGTGTAGTTTAAACACTCTCTCAGGAACTTTGCCCCTCACAGACTGCTTCTCGACTTTCCTTAACGGAAAATTATCTTCGGGACATCTCGTAGCATTGAAGTCAACAGATAACTTGATTCCACTACTCATCGCGATATAGGCTAATCTCTCAGCAAGGTCATCCATCCATAGGTACAGGGTTTTCAACCCCTTATTTAGAGCGCGGTGATGAAGACCTCTATCCCTAGTTATAATATATCGGTTTTCCTCTTCAGCTATCCTCAAGATCTTCCAGTCTTCTAAATCACGGCTATAAAGAGTGTCGTATCCTAGAATCCTAAGCCAGCGCGCCAATGTCCCCAGCATATTATCGACTATAAACCTGGCCTCACTGCCCTCCAATTTGTTTTCCCAACAAAAGGTTAATAGCTAAATAGTTTATTAACTCGGCGTCTGTGATAACTCCCTTGAATCCTTCATCACCTACTACTATAGCTCCCTTGAGCCTTGCATCATACAATTTCCTCGCAACATCGCCTACCGAGACAGTGTCTTTTACTTCTAAGTCTATCTTCTTCATATAATCTTGAACCAAAAGCTGTGAAATTCTCTCCTTCCTGAACCTCTCTGGAATGTTCTTCAGAAAGGTTGCAAACGCATATGCTACTTCTTTAATTGTTATATACCCTAAAGGATCTCCCGAGGGACTAATAACAACTGCATAACTTTTATCAGTTGATACGATTTTTTGTCTTAAAGCCAGTAGAGAGTCATCCGGCTTTACCTTCAGTGGACGGTTGTCAACTAAGTCTTTAATTATTGTGTCATCCTCGAACAGTAATTTCAACAATTCCACGCGGAGAATGGCTCCATGTAGAGACCCGTTTTCCACAGGTATGATCCCATACCCCCTGGAACTCATTATCTTCACAACAGCCCCAATATCAGTCGTCAAAGACGCCCTGTATGGATTCTCAGTCATAAAACCCGAGACCCTTAGCCTACCAAGGGATGTCCTCCTCAACCTCTCGGACACTATTTTAATTAAGACATCCCGTGATGTTACGACCCCACAGAGTTTTTTCACGCCTTCCTGGTTGTAACCAGTTACAAGAGCCTTATCTATCCCCGTCTTCTCTATTTGCCTTATGAACTGGGCAAGCGAATCATTCTTATCCAAGATGATGGTATCCTTCAAAATAAAACTCTCAATCAACGTTACTTCACCTCTTAGGAGAGGTTGATAAAGCATATAGGATGTCTCTCTCGGTCACAATTCCTTTTAAAACTCCCTCATCATCAGTTACCAGTACCGAGCTTACATTTCTCGACAACATTTCAGAGACTGCTTTGGCCAGGTCCTCATCCTCCTTGACTGTGACTAAATTTTCGCTCATAACTTCCTCAACAGGAATCAGTATAGCCTCCATTATGTTTCCGGTAAGTGTTTTCTCGAAAGCTATGTGGTGTCCAAAGTATCTAACTACATCTACGGCCGTTATCATTCCCACTACGACTTCTCCCTCAACTACTGGAAGCCTGCGGAATCCTTGTATAATCATCTCCTCCATTGCTTTCTTTAGAGGAGATTTCTTATCGACAACTGCAACGGGAGTTGACA encodes:
- a CDS encoding metallophosphoesterase, producing MRLLVISDIHEKMSYFEKALNMLEGGFEAIVVAGDITYFKPFEDAVEFLKRMREISGKRIYFVPGNCDPPSMLTWSLEEEGIFNIHQKLTDLNDYHLYGIGGGNISPFNTLIEWSETDFERLLPNKEPGICEKLIMVTHTPIKGMFDEVRGLNIGSASFLNFMESCGPLAWITGHVHEHKGVVRRGRTVVIHPGPLMKGNFGVLELIGEKVDVKLFRS
- a CDS encoding NAD+ synthase, with the protein product MREIKLTLNHLIEIDYDEVISIVKNFIAEYFNKVRANSLVVGLSGGIDSSTLLALVSESIPRDKIIGLILPDTRVTPREDVEDAISIAEEFSVKYHLIEIDGIVDSFSVLPGFDVAGKLDTGNLRARVRMTIMYYFANKYNGIVAGSSDRSELLIGYFTKYGDGGADILPLGCLYKTQVRTLARRLGLPERIVLKPSSPRLWKDHTAEDELGVKYEDIDLVLYGVFDKGLKPDDVVKATGISKNVVDKILRMHYLSRHKRSFPPIPSMPWAGKPIVELE
- a CDS encoding TIGR00296 family protein is translated as MTVIHPDELTLEDGIFLVKLARKAIEKIVLEGETLQPPTYAPDKLRRPGMTFTTIETYYGEKLTTLRGCIGFLAPVYSLIESTIYSAIEAAVEDPRFPPLQSWELNKVVVEVSVLSLPTPLIVSDRKSLPKLITIGKHGLVVERGLYKGTLLPVVPVEYCWDPEEFLSETCVKAGLEPSCWLDPSTRIYYYEGKAFKERTPGGEIYERDLLIEYRNECLRK
- a CDS encoding Mut7-C RNAse domain-containing protein codes for the protein MEGSEARFIVDNMLGTLARWLRILGYDTLYSRDLEDWKILRIAEEENRYIITRDRGLHHRALNKGLKTLYLWMDDLAERLAYIAMSSGIKLSVDFNATRCPEDNFPLRKVEKQSVRGKVPERVFKLHEDFWECPRCGKIYWIGRHWKMIEKVLEEARMKLDENKRVIGKGVFNDGNTSG
- a CDS encoding CBS domain-containing protein, translating into MIESFILKDTIILDKNDSLAQFIRQIEKTGIDKALVTGYNQEGVKKLCGVVTSRDVLIKIVSERLRRTSLGRLRVSGFMTENPYRASLTTDIGAVVKIMSSRGYGIIPVENGSLHGAILRVELLKLLFEDDTIIKDLVDNRPLKVKPDDSLLALRQKIVSTDKSYAVVISPSGDPLGYITIKEVAYAFATFLKNIPERFRKERISQLLVQDYMKKIDLEVKDTVSVGDVARKLYDARLKGAIVVGDEGFKGVITDAELINYLAINLLLGKQIGGQ